CGCGGACGTCCGTCGGCACTCAGACTGGATGGCAGATGCCGCCGAGATCCGCCTTACTTCGACGCAGATGACGGGAGTGGGAACAACGTTCGAGTGTGAGACCCGAGTCGGACCACTCCGAACACTTGACCGGATGGCCGTCACCGACTGGGAGGAGGGCCGTGTTATGGGCGTTGAGCATCACGGCCTCGTCACCGGAGTCGGCAGGTTCCGCCTCGACGACCAGAGCGACGGCGG
The DNA window shown above is from Acidimicrobiales bacterium and carries:
- a CDS encoding SRPBCC family protein, whose amino-acid sequence is MAHFRSSVSIDAPRNVVWAAVADVRRHSDWMADAAEIRLTSTQMTGVGTTFECETRVGPLRTLDRMAVTDWEEGRVMGVEHHGLVTGVGRFRLDDQSDGGTTFIWEEDLSFPWWLGGRATAALARPLLALIWRQNLRRLAGMFEEGSTC